One genomic segment of Kosmotoga arenicorallina S304 includes these proteins:
- the rnpA gene encoding ribonuclease P protein component produces MTPERAFLKREERLRKKADFDRVFRQGDVIQDPFFVVIYIKNSLPFSRIGISVKKKFGKAHDRNRLRRLVKEVFRRNKAVFPKGYDILFIARKDLSDSFKCNKVDYHMLCERLLRIARRIDEKQGKNENCKNNGTEIN; encoded by the coding sequence GTGACACCTGAAAGAGCATTCTTAAAAAGGGAAGAAAGGCTGAGAAAGAAGGCAGACTTTGATAGGGTGTTCAGGCAAGGCGATGTAATTCAAGACCCTTTTTTTGTTGTAATATATATCAAGAACAGTCTGCCTTTTTCTCGTATAGGTATATCGGTGAAAAAGAAATTTGGGAAAGCACATGACCGGAATCGATTAAGAAGGCTTGTAAAAGAGGTATTCAGAAGAAACAAGGCGGTTTTTCCCAAAGGCTATGATATACTCTTTATTGCGAGAAAAGATTTATCAGACTCGTTTAAGTGCAACAAAGTTGACTATCACATGCTCTGTGAAAGATTGTTGAGGATTGCGAGACGAATCGATGAAAAGCAAGGAAAAAATGAGAATTGCAAAAACAACGGCACTGAAATTAATTGA
- the rpmH gene encoding 50S ribosomal protein L34, with amino-acid sequence MKRTYQPSRIKRKRTHGFLVRSRSKSGRAILARRRRKGRKRLAV; translated from the coding sequence GTGAAAAGAACATATCAGCCATCAAGGATCAAGAGAAAGAGGACTCATGGTTTTCTTGTGAGAAGCCGTAGTAAGTCTGGTAGAGCTATTCTTGCTCGAAGGCGCAGAAAGGGAAGAAAGAGACTGGCTGTGTGA
- a CDS encoding DNA repair protein RecN: MILTLRGKNFLTFPEFYMEFSTGMNAITGESGAGKTVLLRALKVITGKAIDQNVEPGSFVEATFLGDETVFARASELGLDFDGEEFLVRVDFHPQKTLYRLNGHIIPRQLVKELLDGHIEIHSQHGSVKLLDPSRHHLILDKVISSNLIRDYEKKYNQLISIRRALGKLHVDPSAIEREKDFTQYQIAEIDNARLNPAEDNEVELKYKKAQNAKILQQNFENLVNILKEADDSAYVKLSTAIRELNRFRSLGYDDLLEHAQLALEEIGYLHDMLTNEMETFEIDEEELVRLEERLNLIQSLKRKYGSTVEEILEMKKELESKLKELQELENKKKELLNMEKELLEELENLGSQLDKERKKVAEKLYKEIKKHLHDLRMPSAALEFRFFPEPSPMVYGTSRVVLFVRTNPGADFMELGSVASGGELSRIILAIEAAVKDSLDLGTIVFDEIDAGVGARQGHILAEKLNEIAKSTQCVVITHLPQIAEKARKHFAVTKKTTDTFAYSNIVELTPEERKKEIKDMIGKLEVR; this comes from the coding sequence ATGATATTGACTTTAAGAGGCAAAAACTTTCTAACCTTTCCGGAGTTTTACATGGAGTTTTCAACGGGTATGAATGCAATCACCGGAGAATCCGGAGCGGGAAAAACTGTTTTATTAAGAGCCTTAAAGGTGATAACCGGCAAGGCTATCGATCAGAATGTGGAGCCCGGAAGCTTTGTAGAAGCAACCTTTTTAGGAGATGAAACGGTTTTTGCAAGAGCCTCTGAGCTCGGACTTGACTTTGATGGTGAGGAATTTCTCGTCAGGGTTGATTTTCATCCTCAGAAGACTCTTTACAGGTTGAACGGCCATATTATTCCCAGGCAACTGGTGAAAGAATTACTGGACGGGCATATAGAAATCCACTCCCAGCATGGGAGCGTGAAGCTACTTGATCCCTCCAGACATCATTTGATACTCGATAAAGTCATATCAAGCAATTTGATCCGCGATTATGAGAAAAAATACAACCAGCTTATCTCTATCAGGAGAGCTCTCGGAAAGCTTCATGTAGATCCTTCGGCTATTGAAAGGGAAAAGGATTTTACCCAATACCAAATTGCAGAAATCGATAACGCTCGGCTAAATCCAGCAGAAGACAACGAGGTTGAACTGAAATATAAAAAAGCACAGAATGCAAAAATCCTCCAGCAAAACTTTGAAAATCTCGTGAATATTTTGAAAGAAGCTGACGACTCAGCTTATGTAAAACTTTCGACAGCTATAAGGGAATTAAACCGCTTCCGCTCGCTGGGATACGATGATCTTTTAGAACACGCCCAGCTTGCCCTTGAAGAAATTGGCTATTTGCACGATATGCTGACAAATGAAATGGAAACCTTTGAAATCGATGAAGAAGAGCTTGTCAGGCTTGAAGAAAGGCTTAATCTTATTCAATCGCTTAAGCGGAAATATGGAAGCACCGTTGAAGAGATCCTTGAGATGAAGAAGGAACTCGAATCGAAACTCAAAGAGCTTCAGGAACTTGAAAACAAAAAAAAGGAACTGTTGAATATGGAAAAAGAGCTTCTTGAAGAATTAGAAAATCTTGGATCTCAACTTGATAAAGAGCGAAAAAAAGTCGCTGAAAAGCTCTATAAAGAAATTAAGAAGCATCTACATGATTTGAGAATGCCTTCGGCAGCATTGGAATTTAGATTTTTCCCGGAGCCTTCTCCTATGGTTTATGGAACTTCCAGAGTGGTACTTTTTGTTCGAACCAATCCTGGTGCTGACTTCATGGAATTGGGTTCCGTAGCTTCAGGTGGGGAGCTGTCGAGGATCATACTTGCCATTGAAGCGGCGGTAAAGGACAGTCTTGATCTTGGGACAATTGTGTTTGATGAAATTGACGCCGGTGTTGGCGCAAGACAGGGTCATATTCTGGCTGAAAAGCTTAACGAAATAGCCAAAAGCACCCAGTGTGTGGTGATTACACATTTGCCACAAATCGCTGAAAAAGCCAGAAAGCATTTTGCAGTGACTAAAAAGACCACAGATACCTTTGCTTACTCGAATATTGTGGAACTGACACCCGAGGAAAGAAAAAAAGAAATCAAAGATATGATAGGAAAATTAGAGGTGAGATGA
- a CDS encoding HEAT repeat domain-containing protein has translation MDRNELIRKIVEEKGAEAIPILLELLRKEDDATAQICLDALAQIGEEGRMALINELKRIVKEGIMNDITALYIADRLGDLHEKRAASTLYSLLQFYDDENAQVVIYEALAKLGEGERVVDVLTLFLEEGENQEFIDQLIMALSHTKSIKALKALVKLYSRENLDRGTKAFILEGIQMLVMDRPEFKEVLGTLEKGDEILEKLYLWRKENRGNGH, from the coding sequence ATGGACAGGAATGAATTGATAAGAAAAATAGTAGAAGAAAAAGGTGCAGAAGCCATCCCGATTTTACTGGAACTCTTGAGGAAGGAAGATGATGCCACTGCTCAGATTTGCCTTGATGCTTTGGCTCAAATTGGTGAAGAAGGCCGAATGGCACTTATAAATGAATTGAAGCGGATCGTGAAGGAAGGCATCATGAACGATATTACAGCCCTTTACATAGCCGACCGTTTGGGAGACCTACACGAAAAAAGAGCCGCTTCCACTCTTTATTCCCTGCTTCAGTTTTACGATGATGAAAATGCGCAGGTTGTCATTTACGAAGCCCTGGCAAAGCTTGGCGAAGGAGAAAGGGTTGTGGATGTGCTAACGTTGTTCCTTGAGGAAGGCGAAAATCAGGAGTTCATCGACCAGTTGATAATGGCGCTGAGCCACACAAAATCCATAAAAGCGCTTAAAGCTCTTGTAAAGCTCTATTCAAGGGAAAACCTTGATAGAGGTACAAAGGCATTCATACTGGAAGGAATTCAGATGCTTGTAATGGACAGGCCTGAATTCAAGGAAGTACTCGGCACCCTGGAAAAGGGTGATGAGATACTTGAAAAGCTCTACCTCTGGAGAAAGGAAAACAGGGGAAATGGACACTGA
- the murB gene encoding UDP-N-acetylmuramate dehydrogenase: protein MDTELFEKLYLAGCQILPDVKLSEYTTIRIGGPARAVIFPQNLDAFIDTLSILAEKNEHYKILGGGSNVVPPDEYKGIVVSTRALTGAKFSGNRAVVDCGLGIQRLIRLAASHGLSGLEFLSGLPGSLGGALFMNAGAFGGEIGDLVEEVAVLDDGFNIKLLKAEEIEFSYRSSSLSNYVILNATLKFSYAQPEKVLKEMEHILKRRLEKQPLDQPSAGSTFKRPRKDFYVGTTIDALGLKGLRVGGAEISRKHAGFIVNRGKATQEDVVRLIERVREIVYSTYNVKLETEVEIWKGGSYA, encoded by the coding sequence ATGGACACTGAACTTTTTGAAAAGCTTTACCTCGCTGGCTGCCAGATACTGCCTGACGTAAAGCTGTCAGAATATACAACGATCAGGATAGGCGGGCCAGCAAGGGCAGTGATCTTTCCGCAGAATTTGGATGCTTTCATAGATACGTTGAGCATACTCGCAGAAAAAAATGAACACTACAAAATTCTCGGTGGAGGCTCAAACGTAGTCCCGCCTGATGAGTACAAGGGCATTGTAGTAAGCACAAGAGCCCTTACAGGAGCGAAGTTTAGCGGGAACCGTGCGGTTGTCGATTGTGGGCTCGGCATTCAGCGCTTGATAAGACTTGCCGCTTCACATGGGCTTTCCGGTCTTGAATTCCTTTCTGGCCTTCCGGGGAGTCTCGGGGGTGCACTGTTCATGAATGCAGGCGCCTTTGGTGGCGAGATAGGAGATCTGGTGGAAGAAGTTGCAGTTCTCGATGACGGTTTCAATATAAAACTTCTAAAAGCTGAGGAAATAGAGTTCTCTTATCGCTCGAGCTCCCTGAGTAATTATGTTATTTTAAATGCCACTCTGAAATTCAGTTACGCTCAACCCGAAAAAGTGTTAAAGGAAATGGAGCACATATTAAAAAGGAGGTTAGAAAAGCAGCCTCTTGACCAGCCAAGTGCTGGGAGCACATTCAAAAGGCCACGAAAGGACTTTTATGTAGGGACAACAATTGATGCCCTTGGCCTTAAGGGATTGAGGGTAGGTGGAGCTGAAATTTCCCGGAAACACGCAGGATTTATTGTAAACCGGGGAAAGGCTACCCAGGAAGATGTGGTGAGGTTGATAGAGAGGGTACGGGAAATTGTATATTCGACTTACAATGTTAAACTTGAAACAGAGGTAGAAATATGGAAGGGGGGATCATATGCCTGA
- the hflK gene encoding FtsH protease activity modulator HflK — MPDDFNEDFEMPKKRQPIKLTVGFIWIIVLIIIAIYFLSGFFFVGPAEVGLVKRFGAYRISVGPGLHYHLPTPIESVVKVNTSALRKEEIGFRTITPGSYRSYEDEALMLTNDGNIVYVEAVVQYYVLEPEKFAFNLVDPSVIVRFTTEAVMREEVAAVGINDILTVQRESISNKAAERIREELEKINAGIAVKNVYLQEVSPPSQVIAAFDDVNNAKQDKEKLINEAERYKNDVVPKAQGNAAKMLREAEAYAQEKYLKAFGQAQRFKSILKEYEKAPEITKKRLYLEMLNSILSSSEKYVITGDSGVLKLLNLPLMEGGN; from the coding sequence ATGCCTGATGATTTCAACGAAGATTTTGAAATGCCTAAGAAAAGGCAGCCGATAAAGCTCACAGTTGGCTTTATCTGGATTATTGTGCTGATCATCATTGCGATTTATTTCCTGTCGGGTTTTTTCTTTGTAGGACCGGCAGAAGTCGGTCTGGTAAAAAGGTTCGGGGCATATCGCATATCAGTTGGGCCTGGCCTACATTATCACCTGCCCACGCCGATAGAAAGTGTTGTGAAAGTGAACACATCAGCTCTCCGAAAAGAGGAAATCGGTTTTAGAACAATTACACCAGGAAGCTACAGGTCCTATGAAGACGAAGCTCTTATGCTTACAAACGATGGCAACATAGTATATGTCGAAGCCGTTGTGCAATACTATGTGCTTGAGCCTGAAAAGTTCGCTTTCAACCTTGTTGACCCGTCGGTTATAGTGAGGTTCACCACTGAAGCCGTCATGAGGGAAGAGGTCGCTGCAGTGGGAATAAACGATATCCTTACGGTGCAAAGAGAAAGCATTTCCAACAAAGCCGCAGAGAGAATTCGCGAAGAACTTGAAAAGATCAACGCGGGTATTGCCGTGAAAAACGTTTATTTGCAAGAAGTCAGTCCGCCGTCGCAGGTCATTGCAGCTTTTGACGATGTAAACAACGCAAAGCAGGACAAAGAAAAGCTTATAAACGAGGCTGAAAGATACAAGAACGACGTAGTCCCGAAAGCTCAGGGAAACGCCGCAAAAATGTTGAGAGAAGCCGAAGCCTATGCTCAGGAAAAATATTTAAAGGCCTTCGGGCAAGCGCAAAGGTTTAAGAGCATCCTGAAAGAATACGAAAAGGCTCCCGAGATAACGAAGAAGAGGCTGTACCTTGAAATGTTGAATAGTATCCTGAGCAGCAGTGAGAAGTACGTCATTACCGGCGATTCCGGAGTGTTGAAACTGCTCAACCTCCCGTTAATGGAAGGGGGGAATTGA
- the hflC gene encoding protease modulator HflC, whose translation MKLLITLVIIVIIAIILLPGFFYIVDQTEQAVVLRFGEIVKVNTDPGLYIKQPFIDNVVRFEKRLLVYDVPAERIFTKDKKTLLVDTYALWKIYDPERFVKSMKTVEIAQTRIDDVVYSKVRNIIASMDFEEVISEKRPEILDTVTTESASEMLDFGIQIVAVRIKRANLPQENMTAVFNRMKSERYQEAALIRAEGEKEANMVRADADKTVTITLAEAEKTAEILKGTGDASALSIYAEAFSLDPEFYDFWKRMDVYENTLGKSKFILGSEMDFIDKLMKGE comes from the coding sequence ATGAAGCTTCTGATTACATTGGTGATAATTGTCATTATTGCGATAATTCTCCTTCCGGGTTTCTTTTACATTGTTGACCAGACAGAACAGGCAGTAGTTCTCAGATTTGGTGAAATCGTCAAAGTCAATACGGACCCGGGGTTGTATATAAAGCAACCCTTTATAGATAATGTTGTTCGCTTTGAAAAGAGACTGCTTGTTTACGATGTTCCAGCCGAAAGGATTTTCACAAAAGACAAAAAAACTCTTTTAGTCGATACCTATGCCCTGTGGAAAATCTATGACCCCGAGAGGTTTGTAAAGTCTATGAAAACCGTAGAAATTGCCCAGACAAGGATTGACGATGTCGTTTACTCAAAAGTCAGGAACATTATAGCGAGTATGGATTTTGAAGAAGTGATTTCAGAAAAGCGTCCGGAAATCCTTGATACAGTTACCACTGAATCAGCTTCAGAAATGCTTGATTTTGGCATACAGATCGTTGCTGTAAGAATAAAGAGGGCCAACCTTCCTCAGGAAAACATGACCGCCGTGTTCAACCGAATGAAATCTGAAAGGTATCAGGAAGCGGCTTTGATTAGAGCAGAAGGTGAAAAAGAAGCCAACATGGTAAGAGCAGATGCTGACAAGACAGTTACAATAACGCTTGCAGAAGCGGAAAAAACAGCAGAGATCCTTAAGGGAACAGGAGATGCTTCTGCATTATCGATTTATGCTGAAGCTTTCTCACTTGATCCCGAATTCTACGATTTCTGGAAGAGAATGGACGTTTACGAAAACACTCTGGGAAAATCCAAATTCATACTCGGCTCTGAAATGGACTTTATCGACAAACTCATGAAAGGTGAGTGA
- a CDS encoding IMPACT family protein, translating into MDCYLSLIANAKFKTNIKRSIFIGHAVHCTTEHEAKEFIKEISRQYKDATHNCWAYKVNEKGIKFNFSDAGEPHGSAGRPIFSAIESMNMVDVAIVVTRYFGGVKLGVRGLIDAYRFTAQSTLETAEKGRYCPGIKFSAEIDYGAWNDFTRRYKEGTDFNIAQIDYGASIKVLLTSKADKFDSLTKFFLERRIPIEKRENITFIEKL; encoded by the coding sequence GTGGACTGTTACCTATCCCTGATAGCCAACGCAAAATTCAAAACTAACATCAAACGTTCAATCTTTATAGGCCATGCAGTTCATTGTACAACGGAACATGAAGCGAAAGAGTTCATTAAAGAAATTTCCCGGCAATACAAAGATGCAACTCACAATTGCTGGGCTTATAAAGTGAACGAAAAGGGTATAAAGTTCAATTTTTCCGACGCCGGCGAACCCCATGGTTCCGCCGGCCGTCCTATTTTTTCAGCCATTGAGTCTATGAATATGGTTGATGTAGCGATTGTGGTTACAAGATACTTCGGTGGAGTAAAACTTGGCGTAAGAGGTCTTATCGATGCATACAGATTCACCGCTCAAAGTACCCTTGAAACAGCTGAAAAAGGGAGGTACTGTCCCGGAATAAAATTCAGTGCCGAAATAGATTACGGTGCCTGGAATGATTTCACCAGGCGATATAAAGAAGGCACTGATTTTAACATCGCCCAGATTGATTATGGTGCCTCCATTAAAGTCTTGCTCACTTCCAAAGCTGACAAGTTCGACTCTCTCACCAAATTCTTTCTCGAAAGGCGTATCCCTATTGAAAAAAGAGAAAATATCACCTTCATAGAGAAATTATAA